The proteins below are encoded in one region of Aquisphaera giovannonii:
- a CDS encoding PEP-CTERM sorting domain-containing protein yields the protein MNRTFGVVVALLVGCSAPVARGDLIYQVVAEQADYTAEVGATVDVRIFLRETATGGESSQIAGAGNGLLTAGVRLDFGGSAAAKVLSAADVFENAGFTSAATLVKDVTAGSAGLAEDVDFLDPAVQGIEVSPGVAMLELGVFRFTALAAGLTVVTVEDFDLGQVNFVTAGFVSLDDPPSAVGPSTFSINVSRSGAVPEPASVVLAASGLLGLGLWARLRRHRIV from the coding sequence ATGAATCGAACCTTCGGAGTCGTCGTCGCGCTGCTCGTCGGCTGCTCGGCCCCCGTCGCCCGAGGCGACCTGATCTACCAGGTCGTCGCCGAGCAGGCGGACTACACCGCGGAGGTGGGGGCGACCGTCGACGTCAGGATCTTCCTGCGAGAGACCGCGACCGGCGGCGAGTCCTCGCAGATCGCGGGTGCCGGGAACGGCCTGCTGACGGCCGGCGTCCGGCTGGACTTCGGCGGCTCCGCCGCGGCGAAGGTGCTCTCGGCCGCCGACGTCTTCGAGAATGCGGGTTTCACGTCGGCCGCGACCCTGGTCAAGGATGTCACCGCCGGCTCGGCCGGCCTGGCCGAGGATGTCGACTTCCTCGATCCCGCGGTGCAGGGCATCGAGGTTTCGCCGGGCGTGGCGATGCTCGAGCTGGGGGTATTCCGATTCACGGCCCTCGCGGCCGGGCTCACCGTCGTGACGGTCGAGGACTTCGACCTCGGCCAGGTCAACTTCGTGACCGCCGGGTTCGTGAGCCTGGACGATCCGCCTTCGGCGGTCGGCCCCTCCACCTTCAGCATCAACGTCTCGAGGAGCGGCGCCGTCCCCGAGCCGGCGAGCGTGGTCCTCGCGGCCTCGGGCCTGCTCGGCCTCGGGCTCTGGGCACGCCTCCGACGTCACCGGATCGTCTAA